The sequence TCGAAGGTGGCGCCCACGGTCTCGGCGTCGTGCCACACCCGCGCGTCGAGGTGGCCGGTCTTGTCCTGGAGCAGGAGCTTCAGGAAGGTCTTCCCGTTGCGCCCGGTCGCCTGCTGCTTCTTCGCCACGAGGAAGACGCTGCTGGCCCGCTGCCCCTCCTCGACGTCCTTGACCCACAGCTTGTCCATGCGTGCTCCGCTCGGCGCGGTCTTGCGCCCTCGTTGCCTGGAACGAACGGCGGAAGCTAGCAGAGCGATCCCCCACCGACAACGCGCGAATCACGGGGCGGCGTCCGGCGGCGGGCACCAGCCGTGGGGCTTGCGGTGCACGGCCGCTGCGACGATGCTGCACGGCCTCTCTCGCCAACCAGCTGCGCTGCGGGTGTCCGCATGGATCGACAGGTCGCTGTCTACATGGGAAGTGGCATGGCCTCGTTCGGCTTTCGCCCGCCGCACTACTTCGGCAGCGCGCGCTTCGCCCATTTCGCCCGCGTCTTCCTCGCCTCACCGTGGGCCGACCGGGTGGACCACCTCGACGCGCCGCCTGCGAGCGACGGGGAACTCACGCTCTTCCACACCGCCGAATACGTGGAGCACGTGCGGCGGGCCTGCGCCGCGGAGAGCGGCCTGCTCGCCCATGCGACGCCGGCGGAGCGGGGACTCGACGGCGCAGCAGCCGGCGTGGTCGGGGCGGTGGTCGACGGGGTGCGGCGCCTCCTCGCGGGGCAGCAGCGCCGGCTCTTCGTGCCCATCGCCGGCTTCCATCACGCGCGTCCCACCGCGGCGGCGAATTACTGCCTCTTCAACGATTGCGCGATCGGGATCCGCTACGGCCTCGCGCAGGGGCTCGAGCGGATCGCCTACGTGGACATCGACGTGCACCACGGCGACGGCGTCTGGTCCGCCTTCGCCGACGACCCGCGGGTGGCGGTCGCCGACATCCACCAGGAGCCGGACAGCTTCTGGTACGGCGCGGAGACGCCGGTGGCACCGGCGAAGGGCAAATACGCGGTGTCACTGCCGCCCGGCAGCGAGGAATCGGCCTTCTGGGCGAAATGGCCCGAGGTGGTGGCCTACCTCGACAACTTCCGGCCGCAGCTGGTGGTGCTGCAGGCGGGCGCCGACTCCCTCGACGGCGATCGCCTCGGCTCGCTGCGCTTCTCGCCGGAGGTGCACGAGGTGGTGACGCGGACGATCTGCTCGATCGCCGAGCGCCACGGCGAGGGGAGGGTGCTCGTCCTCGGCGGCGGCGGCTACCACCTCGACAACCTCGCCGCCGCGTGGACGATGGTGGTGCGGGCGCTGGTGGAGGCGCCCGTCGCCGTACGAAGCCCTGGGCTGCTATAGGGAGAGCCATGAAGACAGGTGGATGTGCCTGCGGCGCGGTGCGCTACACGATCAGCCTCGAGATGACCCCGGTCACGTTCTGCCATTGCTCGAAGTGCCGGCGCTGGCACGGACACGTCGGCGCGTACGCAGCGGTCGACCGGCCCGGTTTCCGGTTCGACGAGCAGCGCGGGCTCAAGTGGTGGGCTCTGTCGCCAACGGTGCGCCGCGGCTTCTGCGGCGAATGCGGATCGAGCCTCCTCTGGGACGAGGAAGGCGTGCCGAAGATCTCGATCTGCGCGGGCAGCCTCGACGCGCCGACCGGGCTGCGGCCGAAGGCGCACATCTACCTGGGGAGCAAGGGCGACTACTACGAAGTGCCAGAGGATGGCCTCATCCGGCGGGAGGAGTTCACCCGGTGAGGCCCTCCCTCAGAAGAGCGCCGCGATCACGATGAAGAGGCAGGCGAGGAGCGCGGTCACGAAGAAGATTTTCTTGAACCGCGCCACGTCGCTCTTCTCCGAGCGCATCATCGAGGCGTACTCCGGGATGTCCCGGAGCTTGCGCCATTTCTCGCTGCCTTCCTTGCGGATCTCGTCGTCGGGCTCGAGGAACTTCTGGCGGAAGAGCCGCACCACCTGCTGTCCATCGGCGGTGAGCTCGTCGCCGCTCCCCGTGCGGATGTGGTACTTCATCGCGCCCCCTCGGACGGTTCAGGCAGCGAGTGCATCACACTCCGCCGCGATCGCTTCGGCAACGCGCAGGCCGTCCACCGCTGCGGAGACGATCCCGCCGGCGTAGCCCACGCCCTCCCCGCAAGGATAGAGCCCCGGCGCCGAAATTGCCTGGTAGTCGTCGCCCCGCACGATCCGCAAGGGGGCGCTCGTCCGCGCCTCGAGGGCGATGAGCGTCGCCTCCTCGGTGACGTAGCCGCGCATCTTCCGGTCGAAGCCCCGGAGCGCCTGCTTGAGGGTGGCGGTGACGTGGGCCGGCAGGAGGAGCGAGAGATCGGCGTGGGTGAGGCCCGGCCGGTAGGTCGTCTTGCCCGGGGCCGTGCCCAGCCTGCCGGCGATGTAATCGGTCACCCGCTGCGCCGGAGCGAAGTAGTTGCCGCCGCCGAGCTCGAAGGCCGCCTTCTCCCACTTGCGCTGGAAGCGCAGGCCGGAGAGGGCGTCGCGGCCGTGGCCGTCCCGCTCGAAGTCGTCGAGGCTCACCGCCACCACGATCCCCGAGTTGGCGAAGTGGGCGTTGCGGCGGCTGTTGCTCATGCCGTTGACGCAGAGCAGCCCCTCCTCGGTGGGCGTGGGCACGACGATGCCGCCGGGGCACATGCAGAAGGAGTAGACGCCGCGGGGCTTGCCCTCGCAGACCGGGTTCTCGGCGAGCTTGTAGTCGGCGGGGGGCAGCTTGGGGTGGCCCGCCGCCTGGCCGTACTGGATCCGGTCGATGAGCTTCTGCGGGTGCTCGGCCCGGAAGCCGATGGCGAAGGGCTTGGCCTCCAGCGCCCAGCCCTGCTCGAAGAAGCGCTCGTAGAGGTCGCGTGCCGAGTTGCCTGGCGCGAGGATCACGCGGTCGGAGAGGAGCTCGGTGCCGTCGGCGAGGAGCACGCCCCTGCAGCGGCCCTTCGGGTCGCGGAGGATGTCGACGGCCTTCGCCCCGAAGCGGACCTCGCAGCCCTGGGACTCGAGCCACTCCCGCAGGCCGGTGACGGCGCCGGGGAGGAGGTCCGAGCCGATGTGCGGCTTGGCGTCGGTGAGGATCTGGTCGGGGGCGCCGAAGCGGGCGAAGACCTCGATCACCTTCCGCACCGAGGGGTGGGTGATCCGCGTGGTCAGCTTGCCGTCCGTATAGGCGCCGGCGCCGCCTTCGCCGAAGTTCATGTTCGACTCGGGATCGAGCTTGCCCTCGCGGCCCATCACCGCCACGTCGCGGCGGCGGGGGCCGATCGGCTTGCCGCGCTCGAGGAGGATCGAGGGGATCCCCCGCTCCATCAGGCCCAGCGCGGCGAAGAGGCCGGCGGGGCCGGTGCCCACGATGATCGGCCGCTCCTGGGGCTTGCGGGTCACCGGGGGCGGCGGGGGATCCGCCGGGGCGGGCTGCACGTCGCCGCCGATGGTGACGCCGGCCGCTTCGGGGACCTCGACGTCCACCACGTGGAGGAA is a genomic window of Vulgatibacter sp. containing:
- a CDS encoding NAD(P)/FAD-dependent oxidoreductase is translated as MRLRISNISLWLDEDESLLLARAAHAVGLPVDQVSAPRVVRKSLDCRKKGHPRFLHVVDVEVPEAAGVTIGGDVQPAPADPPPPPVTRKPQERPIIVGTGPAGLFAALGLMERGIPSILLERGKPIGPRRRDVAVMGREGKLDPESNMNFGEGGAGAYTDGKLTTRITHPSVRKVIEVFARFGAPDQILTDAKPHIGSDLLPGAVTGLREWLESQGCEVRFGAKAVDILRDPKGRCRGVLLADGTELLSDRVILAPGNSARDLYERFFEQGWALEAKPFAIGFRAEHPQKLIDRIQYGQAAGHPKLPPADYKLAENPVCEGKPRGVYSFCMCPGGIVVPTPTEEGLLCVNGMSNSRRNAHFANSGIVVAVSLDDFERDGHGRDALSGLRFQRKWEKAAFELGGGNYFAPAQRVTDYIAGRLGTAPGKTTYRPGLTHADLSLLLPAHVTATLKQALRGFDRKMRGYVTEEATLIALEARTSAPLRIVRGDDYQAISAPGLYPCGEGVGYAGGIVSAAVDGLRVAEAIAAECDALAA
- a CDS encoding GFA family protein, with translation MKTGGCACGAVRYTISLEMTPVTFCHCSKCRRWHGHVGAYAAVDRPGFRFDEQRGLKWWALSPTVRRGFCGECGSSLLWDEEGVPKISICAGSLDAPTGLRPKAHIYLGSKGDYYEVPEDGLIRREEFTR